A region of the Methanobacterium sp. genome:
TACATAGACGGATATCCATCTCTAAGTACTGCTAATAAATCACAAAGCATTTGGCCTTCTTTTTCTATTATTTCGCCGACAATATCAATGTTATCAGCATTTATTATTGGAAAATGAATTACAACAGTCGGTTGATTATTTTTGCACCTTGATAAAGTTTCTGCAGTGTGTTCTAATATATTTAAACCCATATGTGTCAAAAAATCCTGCAATGAGTCTAATTTGTCATTACATTCCAAGCCTCTCCAAGGAATAATTTCGCAATGTTCTAATATCATTTTTTCCGTAATTAAACAGTCTTTAATAAAAACAAAAGCCTGATATGTATTAGAACCATTACCTATGCCTTCAATGTGATTTGTCATGTTTTACCCATCTTACATAAATTTAATTAAATCTTAGATAGCTTAACAAACTCAGTATCATTTAAAACAGGTTCCATACCCTTAAGAGAAACTTCTTCCTTTAAGTTAGCATACCTAAGAGCTCCCGGAGTAGGTTCAGCCCAGTAAGGTTCTTTTAACTCGTAAACCCGCAGGATCCAGATGTAAGCAGTTTTACCAGTCATGTAGTTTTTCACATGATCTCTGGTCCAGATGTAATGTTTAGGTGATGGAATCCTGGAAACAAGTTTCTCCACAATCTCTTCCAATGTTGCGAAGTATTTAATGAGAACTTTATCCCCTTTCTTATCTGGCAGAGAGTTTGACTGGACAAAGTCCTGATATTCGCCCTGAAAACTTTCCAAATAATCATCCTTCAGAGCATAACTCACAGTGGGATACAATAGAAACTCGGTAACGTTAGTCTTATAGTTTCTGATTAGTATAGTCTGTTTTCTTTGACCTAATGCTTCGATGGTTGCGTTCCATTCTTTAAGGCATTTGTGTGTTGATTTCATTTATTTTCCCCCTTTAAGCAGAAGCCCACTCTTCACAAACACGGTTAGCTTGTTCCAGGACAGTTTTAACTGCTAACTTTTGTTTGTCTGGTGGATAATCATATTTCTTTAGTATCCTCTTCACTGCTACCCTCATTTTTGCTTGCACGCTTTCCCTTAGTGTCCAGTCAATGGTTATATTGCTCTTGATAGCTTTAACTAATTCCATAGCTATCTCTCTTAATACATCATCACCTAAAACCTGCACTGCACTGTCATTTACACCAAGGGCATCATAAAACGCGAGTTCATATTCAGTTAGTCCCAGATCTTCGCCACGGTTTTGTGCTTCCCTCATTTTCTTAGCTAGTTCTATAAGTTCCTCGATAACTGCCACTGCCTCAATGTTACGGTTATGGTATCTATTGATGGTTTTTTCCAGCATATCTGTAA
Encoded here:
- a CDS encoding DUF1802 family protein, producing the protein MKSTHKCLKEWNATIEALGQRKQTILIRNYKTNVTEFLLYPTVSYALKDDYLESFQGEYQDFVQSNSLPDKKGDKVLIKYFATLEEIVEKLVSRIPSPKHYIWTRDHVKNYMTGKTAYIWILRVYELKEPYWAEPTPGALRYANLKEEVSLKGMEPVLNDTEFVKLSKI